A region of Corynebacterium glucuronolyticum DSM 44120 DNA encodes the following proteins:
- a CDS encoding TIGR03085 family metal-binding protein — protein MKFAEVERRRLAETFLEVGPDAPTLCEGWKTRDLAVHLWVRENRLDAAAGMFVPFLEDHLKKVSDEVAGHGYETVVKQWAKGPRIPMPAGVNTAEHFIHHEDVLRAQPDWEGPRILNEWEEKELYGSLKVLSKGLLRSHTVPVILEPTGFPRFVAVDKHGVAEKGDEVLRVSGPVGEIFMWAFGRHVYRSLVTSR, from the coding sequence ATGAAGTTTGCTGAGGTTGAACGGCGTCGTCTAGCAGAAACCTTCCTCGAGGTAGGCCCCGACGCGCCTACCCTGTGCGAGGGGTGGAAAACCCGTGATCTGGCCGTCCATCTATGGGTTCGTGAGAACCGACTTGACGCGGCTGCAGGAATGTTCGTTCCTTTCCTCGAAGACCATCTGAAGAAAGTCTCGGATGAGGTCGCAGGGCACGGTTATGAAACAGTGGTGAAACAGTGGGCAAAGGGGCCGCGGATCCCAATGCCGGCGGGTGTGAACACCGCAGAACACTTCATTCACCATGAAGATGTTCTGCGCGCCCAGCCAGACTGGGAGGGGCCGCGCATCCTCAACGAGTGGGAAGAAAAGGAGCTATACGGTTCGCTCAAGGTGCTCAGTAAAGGCCTTCTTCGCAGTCACACGGTCCCTGTAATTTTGGAACCTACGGGATTCCCCCGATTTGTTGCTGTGGACAAGCACGGTGTCGCGGAAAAGGGCGACGAGGTCCTGCGTGTGAGCGGACCGGTCGGGGAGATCTTTATGTGGGCATTCGGCCGTCACGTGTACCGCAGTCTTGTTACCTCACGATAA
- a CDS encoding ribonuclease J translates to MQGADLTQRLPEPPKAPKNGLRIVALGGISEIGRNMTVFEYKNRILLVDCGVLFPSSVEPGVDLILPDFSYIEDRLDQVEALVITHGHEDHIGAIPYLLRHRPDLPILASKFTCALISAKCQEHRQRPKLIEVNELSEVDRGPFNIRFFNVGHSIPDCLGIVLKTGAGTILHTGDIKLDQTPPDGRPTDLPAISRYGDEGIDLLMCDSTNATTPGISGSEADVAPTIKRLVMGAKQRVILASFASNVYRVQAAVDAAVAAGRKVAFNGRSMIRNMDIAQKLGYLQAPRGTFVTMDEAAKMAPHKIMLITTGTQGEPMAALSRMARREHRQITVRDGDLIILSSSLVPGNEEAVFGVINMLAQIGATVVTSRDAKVHTSGHGYAGELLFIYNAARPVNAMPVHGEWRHLRANKELAISTGVDPERVVLAQNGVVVDLVDGRAQVVGQIPIGHLYVDGTTMGDVGEHVLADRTELGESGLIALTAVIDNRSGRLLERPTVQARGFSEDAKSMMPEIAELAENIMLDLAGEGENDTYRMVQQLRRRIRKYTEKKWQRSPMIVPTVVQMASPNDGPDDEDVAQTVESR, encoded by the coding sequence ATGCAGGGCGCGGATCTGACGCAGCGCCTGCCTGAACCCCCGAAGGCTCCGAAGAATGGCCTGCGGATTGTCGCTCTTGGTGGCATTTCTGAGATCGGCCGCAACATGACCGTGTTCGAGTACAAGAACCGGATCCTGCTCGTCGACTGTGGCGTTTTGTTCCCCAGTTCCGTCGAGCCGGGTGTCGATCTGATCCTGCCTGATTTCTCCTACATCGAGGATCGTCTCGATCAGGTCGAAGCGCTCGTTATCACGCACGGCCACGAGGATCACATTGGGGCGATCCCTTATCTCCTGCGCCACCGGCCGGATCTGCCCATCCTGGCATCGAAGTTCACGTGTGCCCTCATCTCGGCTAAGTGCCAGGAGCACCGCCAGCGTCCGAAGCTGATCGAAGTTAACGAGCTTTCTGAGGTTGATCGCGGACCGTTTAACATTCGCTTCTTCAACGTCGGCCACTCGATCCCGGACTGCTTGGGCATTGTGCTCAAGACGGGTGCAGGCACGATTCTGCACACGGGCGATATCAAACTGGATCAGACGCCTCCGGATGGGCGTCCCACCGATCTGCCCGCCATCTCCCGCTACGGCGATGAGGGCATCGATCTCCTCATGTGCGATTCGACGAACGCCACCACGCCGGGCATCTCCGGCTCTGAAGCGGACGTTGCCCCGACGATCAAACGGCTGGTGATGGGGGCAAAACAGAGGGTCATTCTCGCCTCCTTCGCGTCCAACGTGTACCGCGTACAGGCTGCTGTGGATGCGGCAGTCGCCGCCGGCCGCAAGGTTGCCTTCAACGGTCGCTCCATGATTCGCAACATGGACATTGCCCAGAAACTGGGCTACCTGCAGGCACCGCGTGGCACTTTTGTCACGATGGATGAGGCTGCCAAGATGGCACCCCACAAGATCATGCTCATCACGACGGGCACCCAGGGTGAGCCGATGGCCGCCCTGTCCCGTATGGCGCGCCGTGAGCACCGCCAGATTACGGTCCGCGACGGCGATCTCATCATCCTCAGCTCGTCCCTCGTCCCAGGCAATGAGGAAGCGGTCTTCGGCGTTATCAACATGCTGGCACAGATCGGCGCCACCGTGGTGACGTCCCGTGATGCGAAGGTTCACACCTCTGGCCACGGCTACGCCGGCGAATTGCTGTTCATTTACAACGCAGCACGCCCGGTGAACGCAATGCCGGTCCACGGCGAATGGCGACACCTCCGCGCGAACAAGGAACTCGCCATCTCCACCGGCGTTGATCCGGAGCGGGTCGTGCTTGCACAAAACGGCGTTGTTGTCGATCTTGTCGACGGACGCGCACAGGTGGTTGGCCAGATTCCGATCGGCCATCTCTACGTCGACGGCACCACCATGGGTGACGTTGGAGAGCATGTTCTCGCCGACCGCACCGAGCTTGGCGAGAGCGGCCTCATCGCTCTTACCGCCGTCATCGATAACCGCTCGGGTCGCCTGCTGGAGCGCCCCACCGTTCAGGCCCGTGGCTTCTCCGAGGACGCGAAGTCTATGATGCCGGAGATTGCAGAACTTGCAGAAAATATCATGCTCGACCTCGCAGGAGAGGGCGAAAACGATACGTACCGTATGGTGCAGCAGCTGCGCCGCCGGATCCGCAAGTACACGGAGAAGAAGTGGCAGCGTAGCCCGATGATCGTTCCGACGGTTGTCCAGATGGCTAGCCCGAATGACGGCCCCGACGACGAGGATGTCGCCCAGACCGTCGAATCCCGATAA